The following are from one region of the Gadus chalcogrammus isolate NIFS_2021 chromosome 19, NIFS_Gcha_1.0, whole genome shotgun sequence genome:
- the cax1 gene encoding cation/H+ exchanger protein 1 isoform X3, producing the protein MSQNTALLLPNDVETLRRRSAANSPDCRDNPEQQQQQQQQQQQQQQQLHPQHPWLPRQPSPSERPSVGPNVPELGEMSSQDPSQFLGLFTPKCYLAVHRGGQFGTPACSTSTQCSDDCWRDADTAKATIRAENELEANRVANNYKFGFRKWKSHVTERPLEDRSVEVRELYSELNVVKPNAGRGYAVTCGNVFYVVMFGWWISLSYFLLCPIMYLTICGAPYGRLCWKLTCFFMWPFGKSIEKVGDGGTQGRPKVPHCEAIPEEGDEEGGDPDRVAEEDAPLCVSSPLAVVIPVPSPPEDRPPPRLWCRFSTYVWLVVAFPPLAVVHCLACCVSWLLVFTIPVAKMNARTLTTVLLLPPENVQIQTREKTYISDTKVVLCCYQAVNWYYYKYTFQGINIFALNILPLVLSTLVLGYVDRSHRITSMGAKFLTSIVSIIPLSYYIGMGIASISAQSNFAVGAVVNATFGSITEITFYITALLQGYHARTKCFEELVKSALTGTLLGCILFIPGICMVIGGIKHREQRFNSRSAGVSSALLFISVGGVFAPTLFTKAFGSLVCEGCTNVPGNGSAPFICKDCYYDFSQSNQQWILTHTEPLVYTIAVLLPVAYLIGLIFTLKTHKHIYDIHVSEGPGGQRGPGAQGQYPHGGEGPEVTTCINADFITTSFSTKVGPHVLHWSRWRALVVLIIATLLMAACADLTTQNIHPILSYNISQYFIGVTVLAMVPELPEIVNGIQFALQNNISLSLEVGSCIAVQVCMIQIPLLILFNSFYDVGFVLVFSDIHLWASIFSVILVNYIFMDGKSDYFQGTALLMVYFILLALYFFAPSPRSC; encoded by the exons ACTGCCGTGACAAccctgagcagcagcagcagcagcagcagcagcagcagcagcagcagcagcagctgcatcCTCAGCATCCCTGGCTGCCACGGCAACCTTCTCCAAGCGAAAGACCATCAGTCGGCCCCAACGTCCCAGAGCTTGGCGAAATGTCCTCTCAGGATCCTTCTCAGTTCCTTGGACTCTTTACGCCCAAATGTTACCTGGCCGTCCACAGAG GGGGCCAGTTTGGCACGCcggcctgctccacctccacgcAGTGCAGTGACGACTGCTGGCGCGACGCCGACACCGCCAAGGCCACCATCCGGGCTGAGAACGAGCTGGAGGCCAACAGAGTGGCCAACAACTACAAG ttTGGCTTCAGGAAGTGGAAGAGCCATGTGACGGAGAGGCCCCTGGAGGACCGATCCGTTGAGGTCCGGGAGCTGTACTCCGAGCTCAACGTCGTCAAGCCAAACGCCGGCAGAG GCTATGCGGTCACTTGTGGAAACGTGTTCTACGTCGTCATGTTTGGCTGGTGGATCTCGTTGAGCTACTTCTTGTTGTGTCCCATCATGTATCTCACTATATGTGGCGCCCCCTACG GGAGATTATGTTGGAAGCTGACCTGCTTCTTCATGTGGCCGTTTGGAAAGTCAATAGAGAAG GTCGGTGACGGCGGGACGCAGGGCCGGCCAAAGGTTCCCCACTGTGAGGCTATCCCTGAGGAAGGGGACGAGGAGGGCGGGGACCCCGACCGGGTCGCGGAGGAGGAcgcccccctgtgtgtgtcgtCCCCTCTGGCCGTGGTCATCCCTGTCCCAAGCCCCCCGGAGGACCGGCCCCCACCCCGGCtttgg TGTCGCTTCAGCACCTACGTGTGGCTGGTCGTGGCCTTCCCACCCCTAGCTGTGGTCCACTGCCTGGCCTGCTGCGTCTCCTGGCTGCTGGTGTTCACCATCCCCGTGGCCAAGATGAACGCCCGGACCCTCACCACGgtcctgctgctgccgccggagAACGTCCAGATCCAGACGCGAGAAAAG accTATATTTCTGATACCAAGGTGGTCCTGTGTTGCTATCAAGCCGTGAACtggtattattataaatatactTTCCAGGGCATCAACATCTTTGCTCTCA ACATCCTCCCGCTGGTGCTGTCCACGCTGGTCCTGGGCTACGTGGACCGCAGCCACCGCATCACCAGCATGGGGGCCAAGTTCCTCACCTCCATCGTCTCCATCATACCGCTCTCCTACTACATCGGCATGGGCATCGCCAG CATATCTGCCCAGAGCAACTTTGCGGTGGGCGCGGTGGTGAACGCCACGTTCGGCTCCATCACGGAGATCACCTTCTACATCACGGCCCTGCTCCAGGGGTACCACGCCCGGACCAAGTGCTTCGAGGAGCTGGTGAAGTCTGCCCTCACCGGGACCCTGCTGGGGTGTATTCTCTTCATACCC GGTATCTGTATGGTGATCGGGGGCATCAAGCACAGGGAGCAGCGGTTCAACAGTCGCTCGGCCGGGGTGAGCTCTGCACTGTTGTTCATATCAGTAGGAg GTGTGTTCGCCCCCACCCTCTTCACCAAGGCCTTCGGGAGTCTGGTGTGTGAAGGCTGCACCAATGTCCCGGGCAACGGCAGCGCGCCCTTCATCTGCAAGGACTGCTACTATGACTTT AGCCAGTCGAACCAGCAATGGATCCTTACCCACACAGA GCCTCTGGTGTACACCATCGCCGTGCTGCTGCCCGTCGCATACCTCATCGGCCTCATCTTCACTCTGaagacccacaaacacatctACGACATCCACGTCAGCGAGGGGCCCGGCGGAcagcggggccccggggcccagggTCAATACCCccatggaggggaggggccggAGGTCACCACCTGCATCAACGCCGACTTCATCACCACCAGCTTCAGCACGAAAG TAGGCCCCCATGTACTCCACTGGTCTCGATGGAGGGCCTTAGTGGTTCTGATCATCGCCACGCTACTCATGGCTGCCTGCGCTGACCTCACCACACAGAACATCCATCCTATATTGTCCTACAACATATCCCAG TACTTCATCGGGGTCACGGTGCTGGCCATGGTGCCGGAGCTCCCAGAGATCGTCAACGGCATCCAGTTTGCCCTGCAGAACAACATCAGCCTCAG CCTTGAGGTGGGCAGCTGCATCGCGGTGCAGGTCTGCATGATTCAGATCCCGCTGCTCATCCTCTTCAACTCCTTCTAC GACGTGGGCTTTGTGCTGGTGTTCAGTGACATCCATCTCTGGGCCAGCATCTTCAGTGTCATTCTGGTCAACTACATTTTTATGGACGGAAAAAGTGATTACTTCCAGG GTACGGCCCTACTGATGGTGTACTTCATCCTACTGGCCCTCTACTTCTTCGCTCCTTCACCTCGTTCTTGTTGA
- the klhdc10 gene encoding kelch domain-containing protein 10, whose protein sequence is MSDAEGARSPEQLNKFEKVSGRPPLCLSLAGQRTPPARSGHRCVADNTNLYVFGGYNPDYEESGGPDNEDYPLFRELWRYHFATGSWQQIRTEGYMPTELASMSAVLHGNNLLVFGGTGIPFGENNGNDVHVCNVKYKRWSLLNCRGKKPNRIYGQAMAIINGHLYVFGGTTGYIYSTDLHRLDLTTREWTHLKPNNPPHDLPEERYRHEIAHDGHRIYILGGGTSWTSYPLDKVHAYNLETNSWEEISTKPHDKIGYPAPRRCHSCVQIRNDVYICGGYNGEVILSDLWKINLQSFQWSKLPAMMPEPAYFHCAAVTPAGCMYIHGGVVNIHENKRTGSLFKIWLAVPSLMELCWERLLKAFPVLATLPTIELLNLGLTQELIERLK, encoded by the exons ATGTCGGACGCTGAAGGAGCTCGAAGTCCGGAGCAGCTGAATAAATTCGAGAAAGTGTCCGGGAGGCCGCCGCTGTGTCTGTCGCTAGCAG GGCAGCGCACGCCGCCCGCCCGGAGCGGCCACCGCTGCGTGGCGGACAACACCAACCTGTACGTGTTCGGCGGCTACAACCCGGACTACGAGGAGTCGGGCGGCCCGGACAACGAGGACTACCCGCTGTTCCGGGAGCTGTGGCGGTACCACTTCGCCACGGGGTCCTGGCAGCAGATCCGTACGGAGGGCTACATGCCCACCGAGCTGGCCTCCATGTCCG CTGTTTTGCACGGTAACAACCTGCTGGTTTTCGGAGGCACGGGCATCCCGTTCGGGGAGAACAACGGGAACGACGTGCACGTCTGCAACGTCAAGTATAAGCGCTGGTCTCTGCTGAACTGCCGGGGGAAGAAGCCAAACAGAATCTACGGACAG GCGATGGCCATTATAAACGGCCACCTGTACGTGTTCGGGGGGACTACGGGCTACATTTATAGCACAGACTTGCACAGGCTGGACCTGACCACCAGGGAGTGGACCCATCTGAAGCCCAATAACCCCCCCCACGACCTGCCCGAGGAGCG GTACAGGCATGAGATAGCACACGACGGACATAGGATATACATCCTGGGCGGCGGGACATCCTGGACCTCGTATCCTCTGGACAAG GTACATGCGTACAATCTGGAGACAAACTCGTGGGAGGAGATCTCAACGAAACCCCACGACAAAATAG GCTACCCTGCCCCCAGGAGGTGTCACAGCTGCGTGCAGATCCGAAACG ATGTGTACATCTGTGGCGGATACAACGGGGAGGTGATTCTCTCCGACCTCTGGAAGATTAACCTGCAGTCGTTTCAGTGGAGCAAGCTGCCGGCCATGATGCCAGAGCCggcatactttcactgcgctgCCGTCACCCCG GCGGGCTGCATGTACATCCACGGCGGGGTGGTGAACATCCACGAGAACAAGCGCACGGGCTCCCTGTTCAAGATCTGGCTGGCCGTGCCCAGCCTGATGGAGCTGTGCTGGGAGCGGCTGCTCAAGGCCTTCCCGGTGCTGGCCACGCTGCCCACCATCGAGCTGCTCAACCTGGGCCTCACACAGGAGCTCATCGAACGCTTGAAATGA
- the zc3hc1 gene encoding nuclear-interacting partner of ALK yields the protein MATISSRGVRLGNSNQGMSSFTSPEKVRELLSGGVSSTDQTSINSIQGSLTFVEPSTTPATCVATNEAAFLSRVESFSCLRWAGKPRILSPLKCAQYGWINVGCDMLKCSSCQAFLCASLSPTLDLEKYESRIVEISRQLQSQHEKFCPWPDFPSPERFWLVPASEPTALLSSFLARFQSACLLEQQLPAMKPEHLKSMSLTEDVISILLQLIEGEQKKRGLAHSTDALAIQVAACIVSLCGWAASPALKAMSLPILTCSFCMRKVGLWNFHQMEGTVTEDEAFYSSPSPTPTPTHAPGQLLGAAVAQEGQGDQSVTSSPASTPRRMGLRSQDTSRSDQVESPLSATLLRSRSKDSPGPNEEPQCPLPKGKRHASGRGRGSEGAASPVNTPKRVRLSSAGGPDGPLQKNVFDPLAQHRDWCPWVNVVKEDTNRGAIPLLQEDSVLHQQGWKAALDLLVPMKKNSNPSKGSPAQCPQDKSKRVFAIFRQWQVSTPSQ from the exons ATGGCGACCATCAGCAGTCGTGGTGTTCGACTTGGAAACTCAAACCAAGGAATGTCTTCATTTACTTCTCCGGAGAAAGTGCGAGAGCTTCTCAGTGGAGGCGTTTCTTCCACGGACCAGACATCTATCAATAG CATACAAGGGAGCTTGACATTTGTGGAACCCAGCACAACTCCGGCAACTTGTGTGGCAACCAACGAGGCTGCCTTTCTCTCCCGAGTGGAGTCCTTCTC CTGTTTGCGATGGGCAGGTAAACCACGGATCCTCTCCCCTCTAAAGTGTGCGCAATATGGCTGGATCAACGTAGGCTGTGATATGCTTAAATGCTCCAGCTGCCAGGCCTTTCTATGTGCATCTCTATCACCGACTTTGGATTTGGAAAAAT ATGAATCCCGCATTGTAGAAATCTCCAGACAGTTGCAGTCACAGCATGAAAAGTTCTGCCCTTGGCCCGACTTCCCAAGCCCTG AGCGGTTCTGGCTGGTCCCGGCGTCGGAGCCTACAGCGTTGCTTAGTTCCTTCTTGGCCCGCTTCCAGAGTGCCTGTCTCCTGGAGCAGCAGCTGCCGGCCATGAAACCAGAGCACCTAAAATCAATG TCTCTGACCGAGGATGTGATCAGCATTCTACTGCAGCTTATTGAGGGAGAGCAAAAGAAGCGGGGTCTGGCTCACTCGACCGACGCCCTGGCGATCCAGGTGGCTGCCTGTATTGTTTCTCTCTGTGGCTGGGCTGCTAG cccagctcTGAAAGCCATGAGTCTGCCCATCCTCACCTGCTCCTTCTGCATGCGCAAAGTGGGCTTGTGGAACTTTCACCAGATGGAGGGAACAGTGACCGAGGACGAGGCGTTTTACAGCAGCCCCagcccaaccccaacccctacccatGCACCGGGCCAACTGTTGGgtgcggcagtagctcaggagggcCAGGGGGACCAGTCTgtcacctcctcccccgccaGCACGCCAAGGCGCATGGGGCTAAGGAGCCAGGACACCTCGCGCTCAGATCAG GTTGAGAGCCCCCTGTCCGCCACACTGCTGCGATCCCGCAGCAAGGACTCCCCAGGCCCCAACGAGGAGCCACAGTGTCCCTTACCCAAGGGCAAGAGGCATGCGTCCGGTCGTGGGCGAGGATCTGAAGGCGCCGCCAGTcccgtgaacactccaaaacgCGTCCGGCTCTCCTCAGCCGGTGGCCCT GATGGGCCTCTACAGAAGAATGTATTTGACCCACTGGCCCAACACAGAGACTGGTGCCCCTGGGTCAACGTGGTGAAGGAGGACACTAATCGAGGAGCCATCCCGCTGCTACAGGAAGACTCTGTGCTACATCAGCAGGGCTGGAAGGCCGCGCTCGACCTCCTCGTACCAATGAAGAAGAACTCCAACCCCTCAAAGGGCAGTCCCGCACAG TGTCCTCAAGACAAGTCTAAAAGGGTGTTCGCTATATTCCGTCAGTGGCAAGTATCCACACCATCTCAGTAA
- the ube2h gene encoding ubiquitin-conjugating enzyme E2 H, translating to MSSPSPGKRRMDTDVVKLIESKHEVTILSGLNEFVVKFFGPQGTPYEGGVWKVRVDLPDKYPFKSPSIGFMNKIFHPNIDEASGTVCLDVINQTWTALYDLTNIFESFLPQLLAYPNPIDPLNGDAAAMYLHRPEEYKQKIKEYIQKYATEEALKEQEEGAGDSSSESSMSDFSEDEAQDMEL from the exons ATGTCGTCTCCAAGTCCGGGTAAAAGGCGAATGGATACGGATGTGGTGAAACT CATCGAGAGCAAGCATGAAGTCACCATCCTCAGCGGACTCAACGAGTTTGTAGTCAAGTTTTTCGGACCTCAAGGAA CGCCGTATGAGGGGGGCGTGTGGAAGGTGCGCGTCGATCTTCCCGACAAATACCCGTTCAAATCACCATCGATAG GATTCATGAATAAGATCTTTCATCCCAACATCGACGAAGC GTCAGGGACCGTGTGCTTAGATGTCATCAACCAGACGTGGACGGCGCTTTATG aCCTGACCAACATCTTTGAGTCGTTCCTGCCCCAGCTGCTGGCCTACCCCAACCCCATCGACCCGCTGAACGGAGACGCGGCCGCCATGTACCTGCACCGGCCCGAGGAGTACAAACAGAAAATCAAAG AGTACATCCAGAAATATGCAACGGAGGAGGCcctgaaggagcaggaggaaggagCCGGAGACTCCTCGTCAGAAAGCTCCATGTCGGATTTCTCTGAGGACGAGGCGCAGGACATGGAATTGTAG